The Chloroherpetonaceae bacterium genome window below encodes:
- a CDS encoding methyltransferase domain-containing protein — MTINQEKETEKKWFQTWFESPYYLKLYGHRDTNEAQQTVRLILTCLEELRGKGAEKPKLLDVACGAGRHAVQFAKEGLSITANDLSEFLLTEARRLSIEHSAKLRFTQNDMRRLPFRDEFDAAVQLFTSFGYFEDPLDDERTLISVSRSLKQKGIYVLDYLNPAVLRSKLTPKNEKLIDGVRYVETRYIQGDQVVKHIDIYDKDMIHNFTESVRLYEPYDLKMLITSSGFQVRKLLGDYEGNPFNESSSPRLIIFAQKV, encoded by the coding sequence TTGACTATCAATCAAGAAAAAGAGACAGAAAAAAAATGGTTTCAAACTTGGTTTGAAAGCCCGTATTACCTAAAGCTTTATGGCCATCGCGATACCAATGAAGCACAGCAAACCGTGCGCTTAATTCTTACTTGTCTTGAAGAATTAAGGGGGAAGGGAGCTGAAAAACCGAAGTTGCTTGATGTGGCTTGCGGCGCAGGGCGTCATGCGGTGCAATTTGCTAAAGAAGGGCTGAGCATAACGGCCAACGATCTCTCTGAGTTTTTACTCACTGAAGCACGGCGGCTTTCAATTGAGCATAGTGCAAAATTGCGATTTACACAGAATGATATGCGGCGGTTGCCTTTTCGCGATGAATTCGATGCAGCGGTTCAACTCTTTACCAGCTTTGGCTACTTTGAAGACCCCTTGGATGATGAACGAACGCTCATTTCAGTATCACGCTCATTAAAGCAAAAGGGAATTTATGTGCTTGATTACTTAAATCCGGCGGTACTTCGAAGCAAACTCACCCCAAAAAATGAGAAGTTAATTGACGGTGTGCGGTATGTCGAAACCCGTTACATTCAAGGCGATCAAGTGGTTAAGCATATTGATATTTATGACAAAGACATGATTCATAATTTTACCGAATCGGTCAGGCTCTATGAGCCCTATGATTTGAAAATGCTGATTACATCCAGTGGATTTCAGGTTCGGAAATTGCTCGGTGATTATGAGGGAAACCCCTTTAACGAATCGAGTTCTCCTCGTTTAATCATTTTTGCGCAAAAAGTATAA
- the sdhA gene encoding succinate dehydrogenase flavoprotein subunit — protein sequence MAVFTHDIVIVGAGLAGLRAAVEAAGQVDVAVISKLHPLRSHSGAAQGGICAALGNEEEDYPIWHAFDTVKGSDYLGDQDAIQIMCEDAPRAIIEMEHFGVPFSRTKEGKIAQRPFGGHTRNFGEAAVRRACYAADRTGHVCLHTLYEQCTRRNVRFYNEMQVIDIIETDGVVSGCVAYEIRTGDIHLFNSKALMFATGGYGRAYKTTSNAHANTGDGFSIALRHGIPLEDMEFVQFHPTGLYRLGILVTEGARGEGGILRNGSGERFMERYAPTVKDLAPRDMISRCMYLEVREGRGVGPSKDYINLDLTHLSLKQIETKLPEISTFSKIYLGVDPSKNPIPVQPTCHYAMGGIPTNINGRVVSDSKNTVKVGFWAAGEAACVSVHGANRLGTNSLLDLIVFGRRAGKDMLKFVQETKGRMPIAKDSDKETRERFDNILSRTSGESVGKVRDDLQQLMMDHVSVFRTEEGLERARREIQTLRERSRNVAVQDKGKEFNTDLLDAVELEYLVDFSITLVESAANRKESRGAHAREDYKQRDDANWLKHTLCWLDEDSGQVKIDYKPVDLSLAETDPRFKPKERKY from the coding sequence ATGGCAGTATTTACTCATGATATCGTTATTGTAGGCGCAGGATTGGCCGGGCTTCGTGCAGCTGTAGAAGCAGCCGGTCAGGTGGATGTCGCTGTGATTTCTAAATTACACCCGCTTCGCTCGCACTCCGGTGCTGCACAAGGAGGCATTTGCGCTGCTTTAGGAAATGAAGAAGAAGATTATCCGATTTGGCATGCCTTCGACACCGTGAAAGGGTCAGATTACTTAGGCGATCAAGATGCGATTCAAATTATGTGTGAAGATGCACCGCGAGCCATTATTGAAATGGAGCACTTTGGCGTTCCATTTTCACGCACCAAAGAAGGCAAAATTGCGCAACGGCCGTTTGGTGGTCACACACGCAATTTTGGTGAAGCGGCCGTCCGACGCGCCTGCTATGCTGCCGATCGCACCGGTCATGTTTGCCTTCATACGCTTTATGAGCAATGCACTCGCCGCAATGTAAGATTCTACAACGAAATGCAGGTAATTGATATTATTGAAACCGATGGTGTTGTGTCAGGTTGCGTCGCTTATGAAATCCGAACCGGCGACATTCACCTTTTCAATTCGAAAGCATTAATGTTCGCGACCGGCGGCTACGGAAGGGCTTATAAAACCACTTCGAATGCGCACGCCAACACCGGCGATGGATTTTCAATTGCCCTTCGCCACGGAATCCCGCTTGAGGATATGGAATTCGTGCAGTTTCACCCAACAGGCCTTTATCGCTTGGGCATTTTAGTCACCGAGGGCGCGCGCGGCGAAGGCGGTATTTTACGCAATGGTTCCGGTGAGCGCTTTATGGAGCGGTATGCTCCAACGGTGAAAGACCTTGCGCCACGCGATATGATTTCACGCTGTATGTATCTCGAGGTTCGTGAGGGGCGCGGCGTTGGGCCAAGCAAAGATTATATCAATCTTGATCTCACCCACCTTTCATTGAAGCAGATTGAAACCAAACTTCCCGAGATTTCAACCTTCTCAAAAATTTATCTTGGTGTTGATCCTTCAAAAAATCCAATTCCTGTTCAACCCACATGCCATTATGCGATGGGCGGAATTCCAACAAACATCAACGGCCGTGTGGTATCGGATTCGAAGAACACCGTGAAGGTTGGCTTCTGGGCAGCTGGCGAAGCGGCTTGCGTTTCAGTTCACGGCGCTAATCGATTAGGCACGAATTCCTTACTCGATCTCATTGTGTTTGGGCGCAGAGCCGGAAAAGATATGCTGAAGTTTGTTCAAGAAACGAAAGGCAGAATGCCAATTGCAAAAGATTCCGACAAAGAAACCCGCGAACGTTTTGATAACATCCTTTCTCGTACCAGCGGTGAGAGTGTTGGAAAAGTTCGTGACGATTTGCAACAACTGATGATGGATCATGTTTCTGTTTTCAGAACGGAAGAAGGACTTGAACGCGCTCGCCGTGAAATCCAAACGCTTCGTGAACGCTCACGCAATGTCGCTGTTCAAGATAAAGGCAAGGAATTTAATACTGATTTATTAGATGCCGTCGAATTGGAATATTTGGTTGACTTTTCAATTACTTTGGTTGAAAGCGCAGCAAACCGTAAAGAATCACGTGGTGCACACGCCCGAGAAGATTATAAGCAACGCGATGACGCCAATTGGCTCAAGCATACCCTTTGCTGGCTCGATGAAGATTCCGGTCAGGTTAAAATCGATTACAAACCGGTAGATTTAAGCCTCGCCGAAACCGATCCACGCTTTAAGCCTAAAGAGAGAAAGTACTAA
- the pyk gene encoding pyruvate kinase, translated as MSKHTKILCTLGPSTNSVEKISQLIEAGMNIARLNFSHGTHEDHLARMQMVREAAAKTGKTVGILMDLQGPKIRIGDLENGGFPLTKGDHLRITTEPVLGTKEVVSTSYRAIVKDVQIGNRILIDDGLIEIKVIDKSATEIVTEVIVGGFLKPKKGFNLPEVRVSIPAMTEKDIADLKFGLAQGVDFVALSFVQSPWDIDYLRTMIKAEGRDTWIVAKIEKPQAIQYIDEIIDKANAIMVARGDLGIELNTSDVPIVQKIIVQKCNERYKPVIIATQMLESMIENPRPTRAEASDVANAVFDGTDAVMLSGETASGKYPIEAVTTMSQIIRRVEDQENRSLLHSRRSFRRADYVNIDLGEAVAISAVQVAQNINASAIVVMTHSGSTAIKVAKQKPNCPIFAITDNDLVERLMSMVWGVETILTETLTSTDESFAVIEQLLIKNNLVKEGDKVVFTMGIPVLKHGTTDTIKVSRIGMK; from the coding sequence ATGTCTAAGCACACAAAAATATTATGCACCCTCGGTCCATCGACGAATAGCGTCGAAAAAATATCTCAACTGATTGAAGCGGGAATGAACATCGCGCGGCTAAACTTCTCTCACGGCACACACGAAGATCACTTAGCACGGATGCAAATGGTGCGCGAAGCCGCCGCAAAAACAGGCAAAACCGTGGGAATTCTGATGGATTTGCAAGGCCCGAAAATCCGAATTGGCGATCTCGAAAATGGCGGTTTCCCGCTCACCAAAGGCGATCATCTCCGCATCACCACAGAGCCCGTTTTGGGAACAAAAGAGGTGGTTTCTACTTCTTATCGGGCAATTGTGAAAGATGTTCAAATTGGAAATCGTATCCTCATTGATGATGGACTTATTGAGATTAAAGTCATTGATAAATCCGCGACGGAAATTGTTACAGAAGTTATCGTGGGTGGATTTCTAAAACCTAAGAAAGGCTTTAACCTCCCCGAAGTGCGAGTCTCAATTCCGGCAATGACGGAAAAGGACATCGCGGATTTGAAGTTTGGGCTTGCTCAAGGCGTTGATTTCGTGGCACTCTCTTTTGTTCAAAGCCCGTGGGATATCGATTACCTCCGAACAATGATTAAAGCCGAAGGCCGGGATACTTGGATTGTGGCGAAAATTGAAAAACCGCAAGCCATTCAATACATCGATGAAATTATCGATAAAGCCAATGCCATTATGGTCGCACGGGGTGACTTGGGAATCGAGCTCAATACTAGCGATGTTCCCATCGTTCAAAAAATTATCGTGCAAAAGTGCAATGAGCGGTATAAGCCAGTCATTATTGCCACGCAGATGTTGGAATCGATGATTGAAAACCCCCGCCCAACCCGTGCCGAAGCGAGCGATGTCGCGAATGCGGTATTCGATGGCACCGATGCCGTAATGCTTTCCGGTGAAACCGCCTCGGGCAAATATCCAATTGAAGCCGTAACTACGATGTCGCAGATAATCAGACGGGTTGAGGATCAAGAAAACCGCAGCTTGCTGCACTCGCGCCGCAGTTTCCGAAGAGCCGATTATGTTAATATTGATTTGGGAGAAGCCGTTGCAATCTCGGCAGTTCAAGTTGCGCAAAACATCAACGCCTCCGCAATTGTGGTGATGACCCATTCGGGTTCAACAGCCATTAAAGTCGCAAAGCAAAAACCCAACTGCCCGATTTTTGCGATTACCGATAACGATCTCGTAGAACGATTGATGTCGATGGTTTGGGGGGTTGAAACCATTCTGACCGAAACCTTAACCTCTACCGATGAAAGCTTTGCAGTTATTGAGCAGCTTCTCATTAAAAATAACTTGGTGAAAGAGGGCGATAAGGTTGTCTTTACGATGGGAATCCCGGTGTTGAAGCACGGAACCACTGATACAATTAAAGTCAGCCGAATTGGAATGAAGTGA
- the secG gene encoding preprotein translocase subunit SecG yields the protein MHTFVIVLTMIVSVLLVAVVLLQASKGMGLAGGLSGLGTAQVLGVRRTADVLSKTTTYLAAAFLILCIVAEFTTASTNKAKETEESVIQRNAPAAPAKPLPAPGGSLPSGLGN from the coding sequence ATGCATACTTTTGTTATAGTTCTTACGATGATAGTCTCGGTGTTGCTCGTTGCGGTTGTGCTCCTGCAAGCGAGTAAAGGGATGGGTTTAGCCGGCGGATTGAGCGGGCTTGGAACGGCGCAAGTGCTTGGCGTTCGTCGCACAGCTGATGTCCTCAGTAAAACAACCACATATTTAGCTGCCGCCTTTTTAATTCTGTGCATTGTCGCGGAATTCACCACGGCAAGCACCAACAAAGCGAAGGAAACTGAAGAAAGCGTGATTCAGCGAAATGCACCGGCTGCACCGGCAAAGCCGCTTCCGGCTCCGGGCGGTTCGCTCCCAAGTGGGCTTGGGAATTAA
- a CDS encoding 3'-5' exonuclease: MLPSVEKFLSNLNEPQAKAVSSTNGPVMIIAGAGSGKTRVITFRTAYIIQYLHTPPGNILSLTFTNKAAREMKDRIDSVLGQGASRGLWIGTFHSNFAKLLRQHASLLNFTNSFSIYDSEDSQRVIKEIMNDLGINPQLLTPNTVQSMISRAKNRFVLPHQMLESKGSVGSDYATEKAAMVYQRYAEKLRSNNAMDFDDLLIKPIELFMQEPRILEFYQERFEYLMIDEYQDTNYAQYLVAKLLSQKHRNICVVGDDAQSIYSWRGADITNILSFQNDYTDSTVVRLEENYRSTKTILAIANSVIKQNRGQLEKNLFTRNDSGERVTFIEAFDEKNEASKIINAIRDQKLLKGYSNKDFAIFYRTNSQSRVLEDALRQNGISYQVFGNVSFYKRKEIKDVVAYLRLLNNPADEESLLRIINYPTRGIGDTSLDKLRQLAYDEGISLFDLIRRASMYDIQPRLASALRDFYKLIQSLQKTAEKYDAFEVVRELYEETRILEILKNDNTTDSSTRFDNLQEFLSLAKSYCEKHAEQNKLPDFLQDVALLTDAQDDDEDASNKVALMTVHSAKGLEFPIVFVTGLEEKLFPLNPETNEELEEERRLFYVALTRARKKLYLSYAKNRFRFGFTQPSLKSRFLDEIDGDVVETEGGKLLSDLRIEKRENTRITRDYSDGEEYRGGGTWNRKPKKEMDYDDYVASGKMASRQTKPKAEIEGPALAIGMKVSHKIFGVGKITSLEGNGDGAKAKIFFRSAGEKTLVVKFANLTIVEPN, encoded by the coding sequence ATGTTACCGTCAGTAGAAAAATTTTTATCGAACCTTAATGAACCGCAAGCGAAGGCGGTTTCTTCGACAAATGGGCCGGTGATGATTATTGCCGGCGCCGGTTCAGGGAAAACTCGCGTGATTACTTTTCGAACCGCGTATATCATTCAATATTTACATACCCCGCCCGGAAACATCCTTTCCTTAACCTTTACCAATAAAGCGGCTAGGGAAATGAAAGACCGCATCGATTCCGTATTAGGGCAAGGCGCCTCGCGGGGTCTTTGGATTGGAACCTTTCACTCTAACTTTGCAAAGCTTCTTCGTCAGCACGCCTCGCTTCTGAATTTTACCAATTCTTTTTCCATTTACGACTCGGAAGACTCTCAACGCGTGATTAAAGAAATCATGAACGATTTGGGAATCAATCCCCAACTGCTTACACCCAATACGGTACAGTCAATGATTAGCCGAGCAAAAAACAGATTCGTTTTGCCCCATCAGATGTTAGAATCAAAAGGGTCTGTGGGAAGTGATTATGCAACAGAAAAGGCTGCAATGGTTTATCAACGCTATGCTGAAAAGCTTCGCTCCAACAATGCAATGGATTTTGATGATTTGCTTATCAAACCCATTGAGCTATTTATGCAAGAGCCAAGAATTTTGGAATTTTATCAAGAGCGGTTTGAATACTTGATGATTGATGAATATCAGGATACCAATTATGCGCAATATCTCGTGGCAAAATTGCTCTCTCAAAAGCACCGGAATATTTGTGTGGTTGGTGATGATGCCCAATCGATTTACTCTTGGCGGGGTGCAGATATTACGAATATCCTCAGCTTCCAAAATGACTACACCGATTCCACCGTCGTGAGGCTCGAAGAAAACTACCGCTCAACCAAAACCATTTTAGCCATTGCTAATTCGGTCATCAAGCAAAACCGCGGCCAACTTGAAAAAAATCTTTTTACCCGAAACGATTCCGGCGAGCGCGTAACTTTTATTGAAGCATTTGATGAAAAAAATGAAGCGTCAAAAATCATTAATGCCATTCGTGATCAAAAGTTGCTCAAAGGTTACTCCAACAAAGATTTTGCAATCTTTTACCGAACCAACTCCCAAAGCCGCGTGCTTGAAGATGCCCTGCGGCAAAACGGGATTAGTTATCAGGTTTTTGGAAACGTCTCTTTTTATAAGCGCAAGGAAATAAAAGATGTGGTGGCCTATTTGCGGCTTCTCAATAACCCGGCGGATGAAGAATCACTCTTGCGTATTATCAACTATCCAACCCGCGGCATTGGCGATACAAGCCTTGATAAGCTGCGTCAATTGGCGTATGATGAAGGTATTTCGCTCTTTGATTTAATTCGCCGCGCGTCGATGTATGACATTCAACCACGACTTGCATCTGCATTAAGGGATTTTTACAAGCTCATTCAATCGCTGCAAAAAACGGCTGAAAAGTATGATGCCTTCGAGGTTGTGCGAGAACTTTATGAAGAAACCCGCATTCTTGAAATCCTCAAAAATGATAATACTACTGATTCAAGCACACGTTTTGATAACCTCCAAGAATTTCTTTCACTCGCCAAAAGCTATTGCGAGAAGCACGCTGAGCAAAACAAACTGCCCGACTTCTTGCAAGATGTCGCGCTTTTGACCGACGCTCAAGATGATGATGAAGATGCCTCAAATAAAGTGGCTTTAATGACGGTTCACTCCGCCAAAGGTTTGGAATTTCCGATTGTATTTGTGACAGGTTTGGAGGAAAAACTCTTTCCGCTTAATCCGGAAACAAACGAGGAATTGGAAGAAGAGCGTCGGCTATTTTATGTTGCCCTCACAAGAGCAAGGAAAAAACTGTACCTCTCGTATGCAAAAAACAGATTTCGATTTGGATTCACCCAGCCTTCGTTGAAATCACGATTTTTAGATGAAATCGATGGCGATGTGGTCGAAACCGAAGGCGGCAAGCTTCTTTCCGATTTGCGAATTGAAAAGCGAGAAAACACTCGAATCACACGAGATTACAGCGATGGAGAGGAATATCGTGGCGGTGGCACGTGGAACCGCAAGCCAAAAAAGGAAATGGATTACGACGATTATGTCGCGAGTGGAAAAATGGCCTCACGCCAAACAAAGCCAAAAGCGGAAATTGAAGGACCGGCTTTAGCCATAGGAATGAAAGTAAGCCACAAAATTTTTGGGGTTGGAAAAATTACTTCTCTTGAAGGAAACGGCGATGGTGCAAAAGCAAAAATCTTCTTTCGATCCGCCGGCGAAAAAACACTTGTCGTGAAGTTTGCCAACCTGACGATCGTTGAACCGAACTAA
- a CDS encoding NAD(+)/NADH kinase, whose translation MSFGIVINTDREPAISCGKSLVTWLQKRKIPFFIDKESNTPLHLSKALQKYLLAKEEMHKACDIFISLGGDGTLLGVSRVAQGKPILGINFGRLGFLAEFSDEELFPALERIVQNQFQTETRTLLEVAVSQEKREKVFTALNDVIIEKGGYPRLPLISLRIDGHLLADYKADGIIIATSTGSTAYSMSAGGPIIIPKSRVFVITPICPHMLTVRPIVINDEKEIEIMVETPAPNFVLNCDGNIQLKISPKDRLRVYKSEQQVLLIKNEQRNYYDVLRSKFLWGREYTR comes from the coding sequence ATATCCTTCGGAATCGTTATTAATACCGATCGTGAGCCTGCAATTTCTTGCGGAAAATCGCTTGTAACTTGGCTTCAAAAAAGGAAGATTCCCTTTTTTATTGATAAAGAAAGCAATACCCCACTTCATCTTTCAAAAGCTTTGCAAAAATATCTTCTGGCCAAGGAAGAAATGCATAAAGCCTGCGACATTTTCATTTCACTTGGCGGAGATGGGACATTGCTTGGGGTTTCTCGTGTTGCCCAAGGAAAACCGATTTTAGGAATCAATTTTGGTCGCTTAGGATTCTTGGCCGAATTTTCAGATGAAGAGTTGTTTCCGGCATTGGAGCGAATTGTTCAAAACCAATTTCAAACGGAAACCCGAACGCTATTGGAAGTAGCGGTTTCGCAAGAGAAACGAGAAAAAGTTTTTACCGCTCTAAATGATGTCATTATCGAAAAGGGTGGCTACCCCCGCCTGCCTTTGATTTCACTTCGAATAGATGGTCATTTGCTTGCTGATTACAAAGCTGATGGCATTATTATCGCCACTTCCACGGGTTCAACGGCTTATTCAATGTCGGCCGGTGGGCCGATCATCATTCCAAAGTCGCGCGTTTTTGTTATTACCCCAATATGCCCTCACATGCTCACGGTTCGTCCGATTGTGATTAACGACGAAAAAGAAATTGAAATAATGGTTGAAACGCCCGCGCCAAATTTCGTGCTCAATTGTGATGGGAACATTCAGCTTAAAATTTCTCCGAAAGATCGGCTTCGAGTTTATAAATCGGAGCAACAAGTGTTGCTTATTAAAAATGAGCAACGAAATTATTATGATGTCCTTCGCTCGAAGTTTCTTTGGGGAAGAGAATACACACGTTAA
- a CDS encoding thioredoxin family protein, giving the protein MPYRFILLTLLLLLSACSSIQPQKEKPTSTTYKVLPDPKKSEQVVLLGTGSWKAWQQEAKWNHYDAADYAPKDSVLQALSKLISEKRAELGWVLFAGSWCGDSKEQVPIVFKVFASLGVPDSLVQVKGVTREKQDFEGESQKYKIERVPTLVVLWNGSEIGRIVETPTNNWETDLLEIINKP; this is encoded by the coding sequence ATGCCATATCGATTCATACTACTTACTCTCCTTTTACTTCTTTCTGCCTGTTCATCTATACAGCCGCAAAAAGAAAAACCAACAAGCACAACCTACAAAGTTCTTCCTGACCCAAAGAAATCGGAACAAGTGGTGCTTTTAGGAACAGGCTCTTGGAAAGCTTGGCAACAGGAAGCCAAATGGAATCATTATGATGCTGCAGATTACGCACCGAAAGACTCTGTCCTACAAGCATTAAGCAAACTCATTTCTGAAAAACGCGCTGAACTTGGTTGGGTACTCTTTGCCGGAAGCTGGTGTGGAGATAGCAAAGAGCAAGTACCAATCGTGTTCAAGGTTTTCGCCTCACTTGGCGTTCCGGATTCTTTGGTTCAAGTCAAAGGGGTCACAAGAGAGAAACAGGACTTTGAAGGTGAATCTCAAAAGTATAAAATTGAGCGTGTCCCGACTTTGGTCGTACTTTGGAATGGCTCAGAAATTGGGCGAATCGTCGAAACACCTACAAATAATTGGGAAACGGATTTACTTGAAATCATCAACAAGCCGTAA
- a CDS encoding protein-L-isoaspartate(D-aspartate) O-methyltransferase produces the protein MAIFADSTIKPFTAINPQDFKYREKREAMVATLKEYGIKNARVLEAFRTVKRHLFIDSGLWDRAYEDSALPLASRQTISQPYTVAFMTEFVADNYAAGSKVLEIGTGSGYQAAILVELGYKVWTIERVELLFENTGYLLKKLGISIERKLGDGTVGWPEAAPFDAILVTAGSPDVPHPLLEQLAENGRLVVPIGNQKQQKMSVFHRIGDTVSETVTHSFTFVPLIGEAGWKQS, from the coding sequence ATTGCTATCTTCGCCGATTCAACAATCAAACCATTTACTGCCATTAATCCACAAGATTTTAAGTATCGCGAAAAGCGTGAAGCGATGGTTGCGACCTTGAAAGAATACGGCATAAAAAATGCCCGTGTGTTAGAGGCCTTTCGAACCGTGAAGCGACATCTTTTCATTGATTCCGGACTTTGGGATAGAGCTTATGAGGATTCTGCTCTTCCGCTTGCTTCACGTCAAACCATCTCTCAACCTTATACTGTTGCCTTTATGACGGAGTTTGTCGCAGATAATTATGCCGCGGGATCCAAAGTTTTAGAAATCGGAACAGGCTCGGGGTATCAAGCCGCAATTTTGGTGGAATTGGGTTATAAAGTTTGGACAATCGAAAGGGTCGAGTTGCTTTTTGAAAATACCGGCTATCTCTTAAAAAAATTAGGAATCTCGATTGAGCGAAAATTGGGTGATGGCACCGTTGGCTGGCCTGAAGCCGCTCCTTTCGACGCGATTTTGGTTACCGCCGGTTCGCCTGATGTTCCACATCCTTTATTAGAACAATTAGCAGAAAACGGTCGGTTGGTTGTTCCAATTGGGAATCAGAAGCAACAGAAGATGAGCGTCTTTCACCGTATCGGTGATACCGTTTCAGAAACCGTTACCCATAGTTTTACCTTTGTTCCACTGATTGGAGAAGCCGGTTGGAAACAGTCTTGA
- a CDS encoding protein phosphatase 2C domain-containing protein, whose product MTHFENSYFSFFSASFSDPNKSVNGDSINYVFIENENLFLCAVADGVSNSYSDTLSSSIAINTLFESFETLNDEKSLEKRLLKSAQQAHLSLYLNDKKPLYSTLTAVVWHTQLPFFFILNSGDSRVYQVNSEGIKQLTKDHSAITTKKDGKGGLIVREVLSQSLGSLSFKPSILPKVIEGSILLATDGFYKSSFAMSLCFDLTCGKLNNSDFKDQIHTAEYNDDASMILFLPKSLKPL is encoded by the coding sequence ATGACACATTTTGAAAATTCATATTTTTCATTTTTCAGTGCCTCTTTTTCCGATCCGAATAAATCTGTAAATGGAGACTCCATTAATTATGTATTTATTGAAAATGAAAATTTATTTCTCTGTGCTGTTGCCGATGGCGTATCCAATTCTTACTCTGATACATTATCCTCTTCAATAGCAATAAATACGCTTTTCGAGTCTTTTGAGACCTTAAATGATGAGAAAAGTTTAGAAAAAAGATTGTTAAAGTCCGCTCAACAAGCTCATTTGTCGCTGTATTTGAATGATAAAAAACCACTTTACTCTACCTTAACTGCAGTTGTTTGGCATACCCAACTTCCCTTTTTCTTCATCCTCAATAGTGGAGATAGTCGCGTTTACCAAGTCAATTCCGAAGGAATTAAACAACTAACGAAAGATCACTCAGCAATTACAACCAAAAAGGACGGTAAAGGTGGGCTTATTGTTCGTGAAGTTTTGAGCCAATCCCTTGGATCTCTTTCCTTTAAGCCTTCAATATTGCCTAAAGTCATAGAAGGAAGTATTCTTCTTGCGACAGATGGGTTTTATAAATCTTCGTTCGCAATGAGCCTTTGCTTTGATTTAACTTGTGGAAAGCTAAACAATTCAGATTTCAAGGATCAAATACATACTGCAGAATATAACGATGATGCTTCAATGATTCTATTCCTCCCCAAATCTCTTAAACCGTTATAA
- the sdhD gene encoding succinate dehydrogenase, hydrophobic membrane anchor protein translates to MQNRSAKKSGAFGWFMQRVSGVLLLATLIGHFWVQHMPTDYLSNPEEFRKIREAYMEKSPEYKAAVEAGTISDARKYEHVITYEKVTSRLSNPLWKIFDLLFLVFGLYHGFNGLLNIIDDYVKKTGLRLTLVASCWILGISLFLLGAQTVLTAGVYQPPMGITEFFSSVSMK, encoded by the coding sequence ATGCAAAATCGTAGTGCAAAAAAAAGCGGTGCTTTCGGATGGTTTATGCAACGCGTTTCAGGCGTTTTGCTTCTTGCAACCCTGATCGGACACTTTTGGGTTCAACATATGCCCACCGATTATCTTTCAAATCCTGAAGAGTTCCGCAAAATCCGCGAGGCCTATATGGAGAAATCGCCGGAGTACAAAGCAGCCGTTGAAGCAGGCACCATCTCCGATGCGCGGAAATATGAACATGTCATTACATATGAAAAAGTGACTTCGCGCCTTTCTAATCCACTTTGGAAAATCTTTGATTTGCTTTTCCTTGTGTTTGGGTTATATCACGGGTTCAATGGTTTATTAAATATTATCGATGATTATGTCAAGAAAACGGGCTTAAGACTCACCCTTGTGGCCTCGTGCTGGATTCTTGGAATTTCGCTTTTTCTACTCGGTGCGCAAACCGTATTAACCGCTGGTGTTTATCAACCGCCAATGGGAATTACGGAGTTCTTTTCTTCGGTTTCAATGAAATAG
- the sdhC gene encoding succinate dehydrogenase, cytochrome b556 subunit: MAVEQNTPKTAAKIPYLPNFSNAISSILGYKWNPGMWAWLLHRLSGVGMVIYLVLHIIGLRSLYDPLKFDQLISTYRSPLFKIGELALLAIVTYHSINGFRIVMVDFLGWSPKQKKMFYATVVLSVLIILLGGYPIMAPVVFSLFN, translated from the coding sequence ATGGCCGTAGAACAAAACACTCCTAAAACAGCGGCAAAAATTCCCTACCTCCCAAATTTTTCAAACGCAATTTCGTCAATACTCGGGTACAAGTGGAATCCGGGAATGTGGGCTTGGCTTTTGCATCGGCTCAGTGGCGTTGGGATGGTGATTTATTTGGTGCTCCACATTATTGGGCTCCGGTCACTTTACGACCCTTTGAAATTTGACCAACTCATCAGCACTTACCGAAGTCCGCTCTTTAAAATTGGAGAATTGGCGTTGCTTGCCATTGTGACTTATCACTCGATTAACGGGTTCAGAATTGTAATGGTTGATTTTTTGGGATGGTCACCGAAGCAAAAAAAAATGTTTTATGCCACCGTGGTTCTCTCGGTTCTTATCATTTTACTTGGCGGCTACCCGATAATGGCACCCGTCGTTTTTTCACTATTTAATTAA